The Aureitalea marina genome includes a window with the following:
- the gyrA gene encoding DNA gyrase subunit A, with protein sequence MAEGEKLIPINIEDEMKSAYIDYSMSVIVSRALPDVRDGMKPVHRRVLFGMHELGVRANSSHKKSARIVGEVLGKYHPHGDSSVYDAMVRMAQDWSLRYMLVDGQGNFGSIDGDSPAAMRYTEARMQKISEEMLADIDKETVDHQLNFDDTLREPTVLPTRVPGLLINGASGIAVGMATNMPPHNLSEVVDGTIAYIDNNDITIDELMQHVKAPDFPTGGVIYGYEGVRDAFHTGRGRVVMRGKAHFEEVDGREAIVVSEIPYQVNKANMIKKTADLVNDKKIEGISNIRDESDRKGMRIVYLLKRDAIPNIVLNMLYKYTELQSSFSVNNIALVNGRPQLLNLKDLIHYFVDHRHEVVTRRTEYLLRKAEERAHILEGLIIASDNIDEVIALIRASANAEEARAKLMETFELSEIQAKAIVEMRLRQLTGLEQDKLRTEYEELMKTIEDYKDILARKERRMSIIKDELNEVREKFGDERRSQIEYSGGDVSITDLIPDEKVVITISHAGYIKRTSLTEYRKQNRGGVGQKASSTRNEDFLEHLFVGTNHQYMLFFTQKGKCFWMRVFEIPEGSKQSKGRAIQNLINIELDDKVKAFICTQDLKDEEYINSHYVIMATKKGQVKKTPLEQYSRPRTNGINAITVREGDELLEAKLTTGDSQVMLAVKSGKAIRFEEEKTRPMGRNASGVRGITLGSETDEVVGMIAINDQESNVLVVSERGYGKRSDLEDYRITNRGGKGVKTINVTEKTGNLVAIKNVTDADDLMIINRSGIAIRLAVEDLRVMGRATQGVRLINLKDDDAIAAVAKVIHDDEDVEDLDDESTNEESGSETTSENTENNE encoded by the coding sequence ATGGCTGAAGGTGAGAAATTGATCCCTATCAACATAGAAGATGAAATGAAATCGGCCTATATCGATTATTCGATGTCGGTCATTGTGTCACGAGCCCTGCCAGATGTGCGGGATGGTATGAAGCCGGTGCACCGGAGGGTCCTGTTCGGAATGCACGAATTGGGTGTCAGGGCTAATAGTTCTCACAAGAAATCTGCCAGGATAGTCGGGGAGGTGCTAGGTAAGTATCACCCACACGGGGATTCATCGGTCTATGATGCCATGGTCCGAATGGCCCAGGACTGGAGCCTGCGTTACATGCTGGTGGACGGTCAGGGTAACTTCGGTTCAATTGACGGTGACAGCCCGGCCGCAATGCGATATACTGAGGCCAGGATGCAGAAGATCTCTGAGGAGATGTTGGCGGATATCGACAAGGAAACGGTTGACCATCAACTCAACTTTGACGATACGCTGAGGGAACCGACCGTTTTACCGACCAGGGTCCCAGGTCTATTAATCAATGGTGCCTCTGGGATAGCCGTTGGTATGGCGACCAATATGCCTCCACACAACCTGTCTGAAGTAGTGGACGGAACCATAGCCTACATCGACAACAACGACATCACCATAGACGAATTGATGCAGCACGTCAAGGCACCGGATTTCCCTACCGGAGGTGTAATATACGGATATGAAGGAGTTAGAGACGCCTTCCATACCGGACGTGGACGCGTTGTTATGCGTGGTAAAGCACATTTTGAAGAAGTGGATGGTCGTGAGGCCATAGTGGTCTCCGAGATCCCTTACCAGGTCAATAAGGCCAATATGATCAAGAAGACGGCAGACTTGGTGAACGATAAGAAGATCGAAGGCATCTCCAATATCAGGGACGAAAGTGACCGGAAGGGGATGCGGATCGTTTATCTGTTAAAGCGAGATGCGATTCCAAACATTGTCCTGAACATGCTTTACAAATACACCGAGCTGCAATCCAGTTTCAGTGTGAACAATATTGCACTTGTCAACGGTCGGCCACAACTACTCAATCTAAAGGACCTTATCCATTATTTCGTGGATCACCGTCACGAAGTGGTCACCCGTCGTACAGAATATTTGCTGCGTAAAGCAGAGGAGCGGGCTCACATCTTGGAAGGACTGATCATTGCCTCGGACAATATAGACGAGGTGATCGCTCTAATCCGTGCTTCTGCCAATGCAGAGGAAGCTCGGGCCAAATTGATGGAAACCTTCGAGCTTTCTGAGATTCAGGCCAAGGCCATAGTCGAAATGCGACTGCGCCAACTGACCGGACTGGAGCAAGATAAGCTGAGAACGGAGTACGAAGAGTTGATGAAGACCATAGAGGACTACAAAGATATTCTGGCCAGAAAGGAACGTCGAATGAGCATCATCAAAGATGAACTCAATGAAGTTCGGGAAAAGTTCGGCGATGAACGTCGCTCACAGATCGAATACTCAGGCGGTGATGTGAGCATTACCGATCTGATCCCTGACGAGAAAGTGGTCATTACCATTTCGCATGCTGGTTACATCAAACGTACGTCCCTGACTGAATACCGCAAGCAAAATAGAGGAGGAGTCGGTCAAAAAGCGTCCTCCACCAGAAATGAGGATTTCCTGGAGCACCTGTTTGTAGGGACCAATCACCAGTACATGCTCTTCTTTACACAAAAAGGAAAGTGTTTCTGGATGCGTGTATTCGAGATTCCAGAAGGAAGTAAACAATCCAAGGGTAGGGCTATTCAGAATCTGATCAATATAGAATTGGACGACAAGGTCAAGGCCTTTATCTGTACTCAGGATCTAAAGGACGAAGAATACATCAATAGCCACTATGTGATCATGGCCACCAAGAAGGGTCAGGTCAAGAAAACTCCTTTGGAACAATATTCCAGACCGAGGACCAATGGTATCAACGCTATTACCGTAAGGGAAGGAGACGAATTACTGGAAGCCAAATTAACGACTGGTGATTCACAGGTCATGTTGGCGGTTAAGAGTGGCAAGGCCATACGCTTTGAAGAGGAAAAAACCCGTCCTATGGGTAGGAATGCTTCCGGTGTTCGTGGCATCACCCTGGGTAGCGAGACTGACGAAGTAGTTGGCATGATCGCCATCAACGATCAGGAAAGCAATGTACTTGTAGTCTCGGAGAGAGGTTACGGTAAGCGCTCGGACCTAGAGGACTACCGCATTACCAACCGTGGTGGAAAAGGGGTGAAAACCATTAATGTTACCGAAAAAACCGGTAATTTAGTTGCCATCAAAAATGTAACCGATGCGGACGATCTGATGATCATTAACCGATCGGGCATTGCGATTCGCTTAGCCGTTGAGGATCTGAGGGTTATGGGACGAGCAACACAAGGTGTCCGGCTGATCAACCTGAAAGATGATGATGCCATCGCGGCCGTGGCCAAAGTGATTCACGATGATGAGGATGTGGAAGATCTAGATGACGAAAGTACCAATGAAGAGTCAGGATCTGAAACTACTTCAGAAAATACGGAGAACAACGAGTAA
- a CDS encoding acetyl-CoA C-acyltransferase yields the protein MSRKVVIASMARTPIGSFMGKLSSLTAAQLGSAAISGALKKIDLDPSQVQEVLMGNVVQAGVGQAPARQAAIGAGIPDSVPCTTVNKVCASGMKAVMQGAQAIALGDADIVVAGGMESMSNIPHYVPMRNGHKFGPKTMEDGMQKDGLVDAYDGQAMGVCADLCATEYQFSREDQDAFAVQSYERSAQAWSLGRFDDEVINVEVPQRRGEPLSISKDEEFTNVKMEKIPNLRPAFTKDGTVTAANASTINDGAGAVVLMSEEKANELGLQPIATIVSYADAAQEPKWFTTAPAKALPKALAKAGLSQDDIDFFEFNEAFSVVGLANMKILGLTDDKVNVNGGAVSLGHPLGCSGVRILITLMSVLKQQDAKYGAAAICNGGGGASAMVLQRA from the coding sequence GTAGTAATCGCTTCTATGGCCCGCACACCCATTGGTAGTTTTATGGGTAAACTCTCCTCTTTGACTGCTGCCCAGTTAGGTTCGGCCGCAATCTCAGGTGCCTTGAAAAAAATCGACCTGGATCCTTCTCAGGTACAGGAAGTCCTCATGGGTAATGTGGTTCAAGCCGGAGTTGGACAGGCACCAGCCAGGCAAGCTGCCATAGGTGCCGGGATTCCAGATTCTGTTCCGTGTACAACCGTGAACAAGGTCTGTGCCTCTGGGATGAAAGCGGTTATGCAGGGAGCCCAGGCGATTGCCTTAGGGGATGCGGATATCGTGGTTGCCGGTGGTATGGAGAGCATGAGCAACATCCCGCATTATGTTCCTATGCGTAACGGACATAAGTTTGGTCCTAAGACCATGGAGGACGGTATGCAAAAAGATGGTTTGGTGGATGCCTATGATGGGCAGGCCATGGGAGTCTGTGCAGATCTATGTGCGACAGAATACCAATTCAGCCGTGAAGACCAGGATGCCTTTGCCGTTCAATCTTATGAGCGATCTGCTCAAGCCTGGAGCCTGGGGCGTTTTGACGATGAAGTTATTAACGTGGAAGTTCCTCAACGAAGAGGCGAACCCTTATCAATCTCTAAGGATGAGGAATTCACCAATGTGAAGATGGAGAAGATTCCAAATCTAAGGCCAGCCTTCACCAAAGACGGTACGGTTACCGCAGCCAATGCCTCCACAATTAACGACGGAGCTGGAGCAGTGGTATTGATGAGCGAGGAAAAAGCAAATGAACTCGGTCTGCAGCCAATCGCAACCATAGTTTCATACGCGGACGCAGCCCAAGAGCCCAAATGGTTTACTACGGCTCCGGCCAAAGCACTGCCAAAGGCCTTGGCGAAAGCAGGTCTTTCTCAGGACGATATTGACTTCTTCGAGTTTAACGAAGCCTTCTCTGTAGTCGGATTAGCCAATATGAAGATTCTGGGTCTTACCGACGATAAAGTAAATGTTAACGGTGGGGCTGTTTCCTTAGGTCACCCACTGGGTTGTAGTGGAGTGCGGATATTGATCACATTGATGAGCGTATTGAAACAGCAGGATGCCAAATATGGTGCTGCTGCCATCTGTAATGGCGGTGGAGGTGCTTCTGCCATGGTGCTTCAACGAGCATAG
- a CDS encoding tetratricopeptide repeat protein has translation MRKPLLIMSAMLVTVLAFGQKKELKKAERAIKSGDLSEALAAIDQAEGMLGGADDALVAQFYVVKAEAYLANAGESDFDSMKKSAEALKMAKESAGGSKYADRIDLARQNLRTAIVNSAVADQNSQNYGPAAEKLYESYKVSPQDTSDLYYAAGNAINAKDYDLAMKYYDMLLDVGYTGIKKEYVATNTETGEIVAFRDENEMKTNMLTGLYSNPEDRMTESVRGDLLTNMTLIYMAQNKNEKALELMAKARQENPDDISLVRAEADLAYKMGDMDKYKNLMQEVIASDPNNPELYYNLGVGSAQAGNDDDAKKLYAKAIELDPEYANAKINMAALILKGEGAIIEEMNNLGTSAADNKRYDELKEQRVDIYRSAVPYLEDAVELRPNNKELVRTLMNIYSQIGEDGKFKAMKAKLESMD, from the coding sequence ATGAGAAAACCATTGTTAATCATGTCTGCTATGCTGGTAACTGTGCTGGCGTTTGGGCAGAAGAAAGAGTTGAAGAAGGCAGAGCGTGCCATTAAGTCCGGAGATCTAAGTGAGGCCTTGGCCGCAATCGATCAGGCCGAGGGTATGCTGGGTGGAGCAGATGATGCATTAGTAGCACAATTCTATGTGGTTAAAGCGGAAGCCTATTTAGCCAATGCAGGTGAAAGCGACTTTGACAGTATGAAAAAATCTGCAGAAGCCCTGAAAATGGCCAAAGAGTCCGCAGGTGGCTCTAAGTATGCGGATCGGATCGACCTGGCAAGACAAAACCTGAGAACGGCTATTGTAAACAGTGCGGTTGCCGATCAGAATAGTCAGAATTACGGACCAGCTGCCGAAAAATTGTACGAAAGTTACAAGGTTAGCCCTCAGGACACCTCGGATCTTTATTATGCTGCTGGTAATGCCATCAACGCCAAGGACTACGATCTGGCCATGAAATATTACGACATGCTTTTGGATGTTGGATATACAGGTATTAAGAAGGAATATGTAGCTACCAATACAGAGACTGGCGAGATCGTTGCCTTCCGCGATGAGAACGAAATGAAGACCAATATGTTGACCGGTCTTTATTCCAATCCTGAGGATCGCATGACCGAGTCCGTCCGTGGTGACCTATTGACCAATATGACCCTGATCTACATGGCCCAGAATAAGAATGAGAAGGCCCTAGAATTGATGGCGAAGGCGCGTCAAGAGAATCCCGATGATATTTCTTTGGTCCGAGCAGAAGCAGATCTGGCCTACAAGATGGGAGATATGGACAAATACAAGAACCTGATGCAAGAAGTCATTGCCTCAGACCCTAACAATCCAGAATTGTACTATAACCTGGGTGTTGGTAGTGCTCAGGCTGGAAACGATGATGATGCCAAAAAGCTCTATGCCAAGGCTATCGAATTGGATCCCGAGTATGCGAACGCCAAGATCAATATGGCTGCTTTGATCCTGAAAGGGGAAGGGGCGATCATAGAAGAAATGAATAACCTAGGTACTTCGGCGGCGGATAACAAGCGCTATGACGAACTTAAAGAACAGCGTGTGGATATTTATCGCAGTGCTGTACCATATTTGGAGGATGCCGTTGAGCTTAGACCAAATAATAAAGAGCTGGTAAGAACCTTGATGAACATCTACAGCCAGATCGGAGAAGATGGTAAGTTCAAGGCCATGAAAGCCAAATTGGAATCGATGGACTAA
- a CDS encoding C40 family peptidase: MKYGICQLSIVPVREDKSDRSEMVTQLLYGELFKILETRKKWWKVRSQIDNYEGWIDPKQGLEISEQDYLRLAEQEAAYSLDLVDFIQKADGQLLTIPLGSQVDKAEYLGHQFEGRSLSGSQPKERLVQTALLYMHAPYLWGGKTPFGIDCSGFTQLVYRLNGISILRDASQQATLGEALSFIEESEPGDLVFFDNEEGLITHVGIMLPDNHIIHAHGEVRIDRIDHSGIFNTDIRQHTHKLRVIKRIV, from the coding sequence ATGAAGTACGGGATCTGCCAATTGTCCATAGTTCCGGTGCGGGAGGATAAATCCGACCGCAGCGAAATGGTTACCCAGTTACTGTATGGCGAACTTTTCAAGATCCTTGAAACTCGCAAAAAATGGTGGAAGGTCCGTTCTCAGATCGACAATTATGAGGGATGGATCGACCCCAAACAGGGCTTGGAGATATCTGAGCAAGATTATTTGCGATTGGCGGAACAAGAGGCAGCTTACTCCTTGGACCTTGTCGATTTCATTCAAAAGGCAGACGGTCAGTTACTGACCATCCCCCTAGGTAGCCAGGTGGATAAAGCGGAATACTTGGGCCATCAGTTTGAAGGTAGATCTCTCAGTGGATCACAACCAAAGGAACGCTTGGTGCAGACGGCTTTACTGTATATGCATGCTCCTTATTTGTGGGGAGGAAAAACTCCTTTCGGAATAGACTGCAGCGGATTTACCCAACTGGTCTACCGCTTGAATGGTATTTCCATTTTGCGAGATGCCAGTCAGCAGGCCACCCTAGGAGAAGCGCTCAGTTTTATTGAAGAGAGCGAGCCAGGTGATCTAGTCTTTTTTGACAATGAGGAAGGTTTAATTACCCATGTAGGCATTATGCTCCCGGATAATCACATCATCCATGCCCATGGCGAGGTACGTATTGATAGGATCGACCATTCCGGCATCTTCAATACTGACATACGGCAACACACCCATAAGTTGAGGGTAATCAAACGTATTGTATAA
- a CDS encoding ATP-dependent Clp protease ATP-binding subunit → MDDNFSPRVKDVIAYSKEEALRLGHDFIGTEHLMLGLLRDGNGKAVSILNALDVDLNHLRRKVEILSPANPNSGDGGNDKKNLHLTRQAERALKTTFLEAKLFQSNSINTAHLLLCILRNENDPTTKLLNKMRVDYDGVKDQFKLLIANDENFVEPSASESYSDDDSSSSEEEKDDMFTGSGSAKGSKKSKTPVLDNFGRDLTSLADDGKLDPVVGREEEIQRVSQILSRRKKNNPLLIGEPGVGKSAIAEGLALRIVQRKVSRILYDKRVVTLDLASLVAGTKYRGQFEERMKAVMNELEKNDDIILFIDEIHTIVGAGGATGSLDASNMFKPALARGEIQCIGATTLDEYRQYIEKDGALERRFQKVLVEPTSVEETIEILKNIKDKYEAHHNVIYTEDALEACVKLTNRYMTERFLPDKAIDALDEAGSRVHITNINVPQKILTIEQQLEEVRELKNSVVKKQKYEEAAKLRDDEKNLEKELATEQEAWQNDSKLHKEIVSEENVAEVISMMTGVPVNRIAQTESTKLAALPDRIKGKVIGQDEAVAKVVKAIQRNRAGLKDPNKPIGSFIFLGQTGVGKTQLAKVLARELFDSDNALVRIDMSEYMEKFAVSRLIGAPPGYVGYEEGGQLTEKIRRKPYAVVLLDEIEKAHPDVFNMLLQVLDDGYLTDSLGRKIDFRNTIIIMTSNIGARKLKDFGQGVGFGTAAKASQADAHAKSVIENALKKTFAPEFLNRVDDVMVFNVLNKEHIDQIIDIELDKLYERITDLGYKLVLTDQAKAYIADKGFDKDFGARPLKRAIQKYIEDALAEEIINSNLQEGDTIHMDLDKKSEELVIKIKKAKKATES, encoded by the coding sequence ATGGATGATAATTTTTCGCCACGAGTCAAAGATGTGATCGCCTACAGCAAGGAAGAGGCACTCAGGTTGGGCCATGATTTTATTGGGACCGAACACCTGATGCTTGGATTATTGCGGGATGGGAATGGTAAAGCCGTTTCCATACTCAATGCGTTGGATGTAGACCTGAACCATTTGAGACGAAAAGTGGAAATCCTGAGCCCGGCTAATCCCAATTCCGGAGATGGAGGTAACGATAAAAAGAACTTGCACCTGACCAGACAGGCAGAACGTGCACTGAAAACAACATTTCTGGAGGCTAAACTTTTCCAGAGCAATTCGATCAATACGGCTCATTTGTTGCTCTGTATACTGCGCAACGAGAATGATCCGACAACCAAGTTACTCAACAAGATGAGAGTAGATTACGATGGCGTGAAGGATCAATTCAAATTGTTGATCGCCAATGATGAGAATTTCGTAGAGCCATCGGCCTCCGAGTCGTATTCCGATGACGACAGCTCGTCTTCAGAGGAAGAGAAAGACGACATGTTCACCGGAAGTGGATCGGCCAAAGGAAGTAAGAAATCCAAAACACCGGTTTTGGACAATTTTGGTAGAGACCTAACTTCTCTGGCGGATGACGGTAAACTGGATCCGGTGGTTGGCCGGGAAGAAGAGATCCAACGGGTCTCCCAGATATTGAGCCGAAGGAAAAAGAACAATCCCCTACTTATAGGGGAACCCGGTGTTGGTAAATCCGCTATTGCGGAGGGACTGGCACTAAGGATCGTTCAACGTAAGGTTTCCCGTATCCTGTACGATAAACGAGTGGTTACCCTGGATTTGGCCAGCCTGGTGGCAGGAACCAAATACAGGGGGCAGTTCGAGGAACGGATGAAAGCCGTCATGAACGAACTGGAAAAGAATGATGACATCATCCTTTTTATAGACGAGATCCATACCATAGTAGGTGCCGGTGGAGCCACAGGTTCCCTCGACGCATCCAATATGTTCAAACCTGCCCTTGCGCGAGGTGAGATTCAATGTATAGGAGCCACTACCTTGGATGAGTACCGACAGTATATTGAAAAGGACGGTGCATTGGAGCGCCGTTTCCAAAAAGTATTGGTAGAGCCCACTTCAGTAGAGGAAACAATAGAGATCCTCAAGAATATCAAAGATAAATACGAGGCTCATCACAACGTCATTTATACAGAAGATGCCCTGGAGGCTTGTGTCAAGTTGACCAACCGATATATGACCGAGCGTTTCTTGCCAGACAAGGCGATCGACGCCCTGGATGAAGCCGGTTCTCGGGTACACATTACCAATATCAACGTACCACAGAAGATCCTGACTATAGAACAACAATTAGAAGAGGTCAGAGAACTAAAGAATTCTGTGGTCAAGAAGCAGAAGTACGAAGAAGCTGCTAAGCTTCGGGACGATGAAAAGAATCTCGAGAAGGAGTTGGCCACTGAGCAGGAAGCCTGGCAGAACGACTCCAAACTCCACAAGGAAATCGTTTCCGAAGAGAATGTGGCCGAGGTGATCTCCATGATGACAGGGGTTCCCGTTAACCGTATCGCCCAGACAGAGAGCACTAAACTAGCTGCCCTCCCGGATCGGATCAAAGGAAAGGTTATTGGTCAGGATGAAGCTGTTGCGAAAGTGGTTAAGGCTATTCAGCGGAACCGTGCCGGACTGAAAGATCCTAATAAACCTATTGGGTCCTTTATCTTCCTTGGACAGACCGGGGTCGGTAAAACCCAGTTGGCCAAAGTACTGGCCAGAGAGCTGTTTGATAGTGATAATGCCTTGGTGCGTATCGATATGAGTGAGTATATGGAGAAATTTGCCGTATCTCGTCTTATCGGTGCACCTCCGGGATATGTCGGGTATGAAGAAGGTGGTCAATTGACCGAGAAGATCCGAAGAAAACCTTATGCGGTCGTTCTGTTGGACGAGATCGAAAAGGCCCACCCGGACGTTTTTAATATGCTTTTACAGGTATTGGATGATGGTTACCTGACCGATAGTTTGGGAAGAAAGATTGACTTCAGGAATACAATAATTATCATGACTTCCAATATCGGAGCTCGGAAACTGAAGGACTTTGGTCAGGGAGTTGGTTTTGGAACTGCGGCTAAGGCCAGTCAGGCCGATGCTCACGCCAAAAGCGTGATCGAAAATGCGCTTAAGAAGACCTTTGCTCCAGAATTCCTGAACCGAGTGGACGATGTCATGGTGTTCAATGTACTGAACAAGGAGCATATCGATCAGATCATCGATATCGAACTGGATAAGCTGTATGAGCGCATTACCGATCTGGGTTACAAATTAGTGCTAACAGATCAGGCCAAAGCTTATATAGCGGACAAAGGCTTTGACAAGGACTTTGGTGCTAGACCATTGAAACGGGCCATTCAGAAGTATATTGAAGATGCTCTGGCAGAAGAGATCATCAACTCTAACCTTCAAGAAGGTGACACCATTCACATGGACCTGGATAAGAAATCGGAAGAGTTGGTCATTAAGATCAAAAAAGCGAAAAAGGCGACAGAGTCCTGA